A genome region from Streptomyces pratensis includes the following:
- a CDS encoding ABC transporter ATP-binding protein, giving the protein MERHFGASGGGTVRAVDGVSITIGRGEVVGLVGESGSGKSTVGRCAVRLDEPTAGTVHINGTDVSHLSRRALRPLRKDFHLVFQDPSSSLDPRMTVGQIIAEPIRLHRRARGAAVRERVEQLLGQVGLRPEHADRHPHELSGGQRQRISIARALSCDPDLVVADEPTSALDVSVQASVLNLLADLQRDRGFGCLFITHDLAAVEFLADRIAVMYLGQIVEQAPTAELFAAPKHPYTQALLSAAPVPDPVVQRSRQRIVLHGELPSPLDPPPGCRFHTRCPLAVDRCRTEIPALREIPGGRQVSCHLVDDDGTAPDAAL; this is encoded by the coding sequence ATGGAAAGGCACTTCGGTGCCTCCGGCGGCGGCACCGTCCGGGCCGTCGACGGTGTCTCGATCACCATCGGCCGCGGCGAGGTCGTCGGCCTCGTCGGCGAGTCGGGCAGCGGCAAGTCGACGGTCGGCCGGTGTGCCGTACGCCTCGACGAACCCACCGCCGGAACCGTCCACATCAACGGCACCGACGTCAGCCACCTCTCCCGCCGCGCGCTGCGCCCCCTGCGCAAGGACTTCCACCTGGTCTTCCAGGACCCCTCGTCCTCACTCGACCCCCGGATGACGGTCGGCCAGATCATCGCCGAGCCCATCCGGCTGCACCGCCGTGCCCGTGGAGCGGCAGTGCGGGAGCGGGTCGAGCAGCTGCTGGGCCAGGTCGGGCTGCGCCCCGAGCACGCCGACCGGCACCCCCATGAGCTGTCCGGCGGGCAGCGCCAGCGCATCTCGATCGCCCGCGCCCTGTCCTGCGACCCCGATCTGGTCGTGGCCGACGAACCGACCTCGGCGCTCGACGTCTCGGTCCAGGCGTCCGTGCTCAACCTCCTGGCCGACCTCCAGCGCGACCGGGGTTTCGGCTGCCTGTTCATCACCCACGACCTGGCCGCCGTCGAATTCCTCGCCGACCGGATCGCCGTGATGTACCTCGGGCAGATCGTCGAACAGGCCCCGACCGCCGAACTGTTCGCAGCCCCCAAGCACCCCTACACCCAGGCCCTGCTCTCCGCCGCCCCGGTCCCCGACCCCGTCGTCCAGCGCTCCCGCCAGCGCATCGTGCTGCACGGGGAGCTGCCGAGCCCGCTGGATCCCCCACCCGGCTGCCGCTTCCACACCCGCTGCCCGCTCGCCGTCGACCGGTGCCGCACCGAGATACCCGCCCTGCGCGAGATCCCCGGCGGCCGGCAGGTCTCCTGCCACCTCGTCGACGACGACGGCACCGCCCCGGACGCGGCGCTCTGA
- a CDS encoding HAD family hydrolase, with translation MATDLDGTLLRSDGTLSARTSEALRRVAGTGAEVVLVTARPPRFVDALAGAYGLTGTAVCSNGALVYDIGARTVITSHTLPVETARRVADALTGSLRGIGFAVETGHRVNCAPGYGLRLPEDAGAEYDVPRVADLWSAGDPIVKLLAWSPDRDTDSMLAVAEEAAAAMAQVTHSGGRGLLEISAARITKARTLAALCAGRGVARRQVVAFGDMPNDLSVLTWAGTGYAMANAHPEVLAGATHRTASNDDDGVASVLEDLFGR, from the coding sequence GTGGCGACGGACCTGGACGGCACCCTCCTCCGCAGCGACGGGACGCTTTCGGCTCGCACGTCTGAAGCGCTGCGCCGGGTCGCGGGCACGGGGGCGGAAGTGGTCCTCGTCACGGCCAGGCCGCCGCGATTCGTGGACGCGCTCGCCGGTGCGTACGGCCTGACCGGGACGGCGGTGTGCAGCAACGGCGCTCTCGTGTACGACATCGGGGCCCGCACCGTCATCACGTCCCACACCCTGCCCGTGGAGACGGCGCGGCGTGTGGCGGACGCCCTGACGGGATCCCTGCGCGGCATCGGCTTCGCAGTGGAGACGGGCCACCGCGTCAACTGCGCTCCGGGGTACGGCCTGCGCCTGCCCGAGGACGCCGGGGCGGAGTACGACGTGCCACGCGTCGCCGACCTGTGGAGTGCCGGCGATCCGATCGTCAAGCTTCTGGCGTGGTCGCCCGACCGGGACACGGACAGCATGCTCGCCGTGGCGGAGGAGGCCGCCGCGGCCATGGCGCAGGTGACACACTCCGGCGGGAGAGGACTGCTGGAGATCAGCGCGGCGCGGATCACCAAGGCCCGGACCCTGGCCGCGCTGTGCGCCGGCCGCGGTGTCGCCCGCCGGCAGGTGGTCGCCTTCGGGGACATGCCCAACGACCTGAGTGTCCTCACCTGGGCGGGCACCGGGTACGCGATGGCGAACGCCCACCCCGAGGTACTGGCGGGTGCCACGCACCGGACCGCGTCCAACGACGACGACGGGGTGGCGTCCGTGCTGGAGGACCTCTTCGGCCGGTGA
- a CDS encoding phytoene desaturase family protein, with amino-acid sequence MPSMLDAVVVGAGPNGLTAAVELARRGFAVQVFEAGETVGGGARTEELTLPGFRHDPCSAVHPLGIGSPAFKAMPLARHGLEWLQAPLSLAHPFPDGSAAVLTGSVGETAMSLGPEDAGAYRRLVAPFTGHWDTLAEDFLRTPWDGLPRDPYRWARFGLQAIQSATLLSRRFRGEKARGLMAGLAGHAIAPVGGLATGGIALIFALAAHENGWPVPRGGSQAVSDALASFLREQGGAISTGVEVKRLDELPPARAYVFDTSPTALARIAGLGGAYDHYRYGPSCFKIDYALSGPVPWTAEEARRAGTVHVGPSAGEIDAALRAAVAGRDPSVPFLITAQPSIVDPTRAPEGNHVFWVYGHVPAGWEGDATEVIERQLERFAPGFRDLVLARAVAGPPQLAVRNANYVGGDIATGAFAGLQTVLRPKLARVPYATAHPAVFLCSSATPPGPGVHGMSGYHAAKAVWRRLRTA; translated from the coding sequence GTGCCATCGATGCTTGATGCCGTCGTCGTGGGGGCGGGCCCGAACGGGCTGACGGCCGCGGTCGAGCTGGCCCGCCGCGGCTTCGCCGTGCAGGTCTTCGAGGCGGGGGAGACCGTCGGCGGCGGTGCCCGCACCGAGGAGCTGACGCTTCCCGGCTTCCGCCACGACCCCTGTTCAGCCGTGCACCCGCTGGGCATCGGCTCCCCGGCCTTCAAGGCGATGCCGCTGGCCCGGCACGGCCTCGAATGGCTCCAGGCGCCGCTGTCGCTGGCCCACCCGTTCCCCGACGGTTCCGCGGCGGTGCTCACCGGCTCCGTCGGGGAGACCGCCATGTCGCTGGGCCCGGAGGACGCGGGGGCCTACCGGCGACTGGTCGCACCCTTCACGGGGCACTGGGACACACTCGCCGAGGACTTCCTGCGGACGCCGTGGGACGGCCTGCCCCGGGACCCGTACCGCTGGGCGCGCTTCGGGCTACAGGCGATCCAGTCGGCCACGCTGCTCTCCCGGCGCTTCCGGGGAGAGAAGGCGCGCGGCCTGATGGCGGGCCTCGCCGGACACGCCATCGCGCCCGTCGGCGGCCTCGCGACCGGGGGAATCGCCCTGATCTTCGCGCTGGCGGCGCACGAGAACGGCTGGCCGGTGCCGCGTGGGGGCTCGCAGGCCGTCTCCGACGCCCTGGCCTCCTTCCTGCGTGAACAGGGCGGCGCCATCAGCACGGGAGTCGAGGTGAAACGCCTGGACGAACTCCCGCCCGCTCGCGCGTACGTCTTCGACACCTCACCGACCGCGCTCGCCCGGATCGCCGGACTGGGCGGCGCCTACGACCACTACCGCTACGGCCCCTCCTGCTTCAAGATCGACTACGCGCTGTCGGGCCCCGTGCCCTGGACCGCGGAGGAGGCCCGGCGGGCCGGCACCGTCCATGTCGGCCCCTCCGCAGGGGAGATCGACGCCGCGCTGCGCGCCGCGGTGGCGGGCCGTGACCCGAGCGTCCCCTTCCTGATCACCGCCCAGCCGAGCATCGTCGACCCGACCCGCGCCCCCGAAGGCAACCACGTCTTCTGGGTGTACGGACATGTCCCGGCCGGCTGGGAGGGGGACGCCACCGAGGTGATCGAGCGTCAGCTGGAGCGGTTCGCGCCCGGGTTCCGCGACCTGGTGCTGGCCCGCGCGGTCGCCGGACCGCCCCAACTCGCCGTACGCAACGCCAATTACGTCGGCGGCGACATCGCCACCGGGGCGTTCGCCGGGCTTCAGACCGTGCTCCGGCCCAAGCTGGCCCGGGTGCCCTACGCCACCGCGCACCCCGCGGTCTTCCTCTGTTCGTCGGCCACCCCGCCCGGCCCCGGTGTGCACGGCATGTCGGGGTACCACGCGGCGAAGGCGGTATGGCGGCGCCTGCGGACCGCATGA
- a CDS encoding ammonium transporter, whose protein sequence is MTPATLASAGLDTGDTAWLLASTALVLLMTPGLALFYGGMVRTKSVLNMLMMSFVSIALVTVVWLVAGYSLAFGDDTFAGLIGGLDHVGMVGIGPDDLTGSVPTLLFTTFQLTFAILTAALVSGAIADRMKFAAWLVFVPVWTLLVYVPVAHWVWGPGGWIRDSLGALDFAGGLVVEITCGASGLALALVIGPRIGFGKDAMRPHNLPMVMLGAGLLWFGWLGFNGGSALGANGLAAASILNTLVAGCTGLLGWLFVEQRRDGHPTTFGAASGVVAGLVAITPACGTVGVLGAGVVGLVAGVICSYAVAWKFRFGYDDSLDVVGVHFVGGVVGTLLIGLFATATMTGGPEGLLQGGGVDQLVRQAVAVIAVAAYTFLVTYGIGRVIDRLMGVRASEEEELTGLDQTVHAESAYDHGGPGLAAAQTPGR, encoded by the coding sequence TTGACCCCCGCGACCCTGGCCTCGGCAGGCCTCGACACAGGCGACACCGCATGGCTGCTCGCCTCCACCGCTCTCGTCCTGCTGATGACGCCGGGCCTGGCCCTGTTCTACGGCGGCATGGTCCGCACGAAGAGCGTCCTCAACATGCTGATGATGAGCTTCGTCTCGATCGCGCTGGTCACGGTCGTCTGGCTGGTCGCGGGGTACTCGCTGGCGTTCGGCGACGACACCTTCGCCGGGCTGATCGGCGGGCTGGACCACGTGGGGATGGTCGGCATCGGCCCCGACGACCTCACCGGAAGCGTCCCGACCCTGCTGTTCACCACGTTCCAGCTCACCTTCGCGATCCTCACCGCGGCGCTGGTCAGCGGAGCGATCGCGGACCGTATGAAGTTCGCGGCGTGGCTGGTCTTCGTGCCGGTGTGGACCCTTCTCGTATACGTTCCCGTCGCCCACTGGGTGTGGGGACCCGGCGGGTGGATCAGGGACTCGCTCGGTGCCCTGGACTTCGCCGGCGGTCTCGTCGTGGAGATCACGTGCGGAGCCTCCGGACTGGCCCTCGCCCTGGTGATCGGACCGCGCATCGGCTTCGGGAAGGACGCGATGCGTCCGCACAACCTGCCGATGGTGATGCTCGGCGCGGGCCTGCTGTGGTTCGGCTGGCTCGGCTTCAACGGCGGTTCGGCGCTCGGCGCCAACGGCCTGGCCGCCGCCTCGATCCTCAACACCCTGGTCGCCGGGTGCACCGGCCTGCTCGGCTGGCTCTTCGTCGAGCAGAGGCGCGACGGCCACCCGACCACCTTCGGCGCGGCGTCCGGCGTGGTCGCGGGCCTCGTGGCGATCACCCCCGCGTGCGGGACCGTCGGCGTCCTCGGTGCCGGCGTGGTCGGACTCGTGGCGGGCGTCATCTGCTCCTACGCGGTCGCGTGGAAGTTCCGGTTCGGCTACGACGACTCCCTGGACGTCGTCGGCGTCCACTTCGTGGGCGGTGTCGTCGGCACGCTGCTCATTGGCCTGTTCGCCACGGCCACGATGACCGGCGGACCGGAGGGCCTCCTCCAAGGCGGCGGGGTGGACCAGCTCGTCAGGCAGGCGGTCGCCGTGATCGCCGTGGCCGCCTACACCTTCCTGGTGACGTACGGGATCGGCAGAGTGATCGACCGGCTGATGGGGGTGCGGGCCTCCGAGGAGGAGGAACTCACGGGCCTGGACCAAACGGTGCACGCGGAGAGCGCCTACGATCACGGCGGTCCCGGTCTTGCCGCCGCGCAGACCCCGGGCCGCTGA
- a CDS encoding inositol monophosphatase family protein has protein sequence MIDDFLYGTAGHAGPTAEVEAAVRAAAATEILPRYRRLATHEIVEKSGPHDLVTAADRLAEEHLTASLTRLLPGSVVVGEEAVHADPAVYDALGGDAPVWIVDPVDGTRQFVHGEPGFCTLVALALHGEVYASWTYAPVLDEMAVAVRGRGATLNGAAVHSGSPAPGAVLKVAMSHPDYTSDAQKRALLGLRTDGIDARACGSAGLEYLAVACGAQDAVAFNWEFAWDHAAGLLLVTEAGGAQSTLSGVPYRITGGNDLPFTAARDEATADRVLQALRAGGRD, from the coding sequence ATGATCGATGACTTCCTGTACGGGACCGCCGGGCACGCCGGGCCGACCGCCGAGGTGGAGGCGGCGGTCCGGGCGGCGGCAGCCACCGAGATCCTGCCGCGCTACCGCCGGCTGGCCACCCACGAGATCGTCGAGAAGAGCGGCCCGCACGACCTCGTCACCGCCGCCGACCGGCTCGCCGAGGAGCACCTCACCGCGTCCCTGACCCGGCTGCTGCCCGGTTCGGTCGTCGTCGGTGAGGAGGCCGTCCACGCCGACCCCGCCGTGTACGACGCGCTCGGCGGTGACGCGCCTGTGTGGATCGTCGACCCGGTCGACGGCACCCGCCAGTTCGTGCACGGTGAACCCGGCTTCTGCACCCTGGTGGCCCTCGCCCTGCACGGCGAGGTCTACGCCTCATGGACGTACGCCCCCGTCCTCGACGAGATGGCCGTGGCCGTCCGGGGCCGGGGTGCCACACTCAACGGCGCTGCTGTGCACAGCGGTTCGCCCGCGCCCGGCGCGGTCCTCAAGGTGGCCATGTCCCATCCCGACTACACCTCGGACGCCCAGAAGCGCGCGCTGCTCGGCCTGCGAACCGACGGCATCGACGCCCGTGCGTGCGGATCGGCGGGGCTGGAATACCTCGCCGTCGCATGCGGCGCGCAGGACGCGGTCGCCTTCAACTGGGAGTTCGCCTGGGACCACGCGGCGGGCCTGCTCCTGGTCACCGAGGCGGGTGGCGCGCAGTCCACGCTGTCCGGAGTTCCCTACCGCATCACCGGCGGGAACGACCTGCCCTTCACCGCGGCCAGGGACGAGGCGACGGCGGACCGGGTCCTCCAGGCACTGCGGGCCGGCGGGCGGGACTAG
- a CDS encoding P-II family nitrogen regulator — MKLITAVVKPHRLDEVKTALQDLGVNGMTVTEASGYGRQHGHTEVYRGAEYRVDLVPKIRIEVLVEDADAEPVLEAMVRAARTGKIGDGKVWAMPVETAVRVRTGERGPEAL; from the coding sequence ATGAAGCTCATCACCGCGGTCGTGAAGCCGCACCGCCTCGACGAGGTGAAGACCGCCCTGCAGGACCTCGGTGTGAACGGCATGACCGTCACGGAGGCCAGCGGATACGGACGCCAGCACGGCCACACCGAGGTCTACCGGGGCGCCGAGTACCGGGTGGACCTGGTGCCCAAGATCCGGATAGAGGTCCTCGTCGAGGACGCGGACGCGGAGCCGGTCCTCGAAGCGATGGTCCGCGCCGCCCGCACCGGCAAGATCGGCGACGGGAAGGTGTGGGCGATGCCCGTGGAGACCGCCGTGCGGGTCCGCACGGGCGAGCGGGGGCCGGAAGCCCTCTGA
- a CDS encoding gamma-glutamyltransferase family protein produces MFTTRPTLQGTFGMVSSTHWLASQSAMAVLEDGGNAYDAAVAAGFVLHVVEPHLNGPAGEVPMILAPKDGDVQVLCGQGPAPAGASAAHYRSLGLDLVPGTGPLAAAVPGAFDAWMLLLRDYGTKTLAEVLRYAVGYAEDGHAPVERVGQTVETVRELFETEWPTSAEVYLPGGNAPEPGKLFRNPALAATWRRLTAEAAEKGGEDRVAQIDAAREIWRTGFIAEALVRQAAVPTMDTSGTRHTGTLTAADLAGWSATYEAPATYDWNGWTLAKAAGWSQGPAFLQQLALLPAELPAYGSADYVHLLVEGCKLAMADREAWYGDATAVPVDTLLSAPYNDERRTLIKDTASLELRPGSPDGRTPVLSAHAHAVASGEPGFDAMGVPVAGAGEPTVAKDGATRGDTCHLDIVDRWGNMVAATPSGGWLQSNPVVPELGFPLGTRLQMAWLDEDLPNTLTPGRRPRTTLTPSLALRDGVPVMAFGTPGGDQQDQWQLHFFLAVALRPEVRGGLDLQGAIDAPNWHNDSFPGSFFPRGMRPGSVTVEDGMDPEVVAELRRRGHDVTVGDPWSEGRMCAVARDPETGVLSAAANPRGMQGYAVGR; encoded by the coding sequence GTGTTCACCACCCGCCCCACCCTCCAGGGCACCTTCGGCATGGTGTCCTCCACCCACTGGCTCGCCTCGCAGTCCGCGATGGCCGTCCTGGAGGACGGCGGCAACGCCTACGACGCGGCCGTCGCCGCCGGATTCGTCCTGCACGTCGTCGAGCCGCACCTCAACGGACCGGCCGGCGAGGTCCCGATGATCCTGGCGCCCAAGGACGGCGACGTACAGGTGCTGTGCGGCCAGGGCCCCGCCCCCGCGGGCGCCTCGGCCGCGCACTACCGTTCGCTCGGCCTGGACCTGGTGCCCGGCACCGGTCCGCTCGCCGCCGCCGTGCCGGGCGCCTTCGACGCCTGGATGCTGCTGCTGCGCGATTACGGGACCAAGACCCTCGCCGAGGTCCTGCGCTACGCGGTCGGATACGCCGAGGACGGCCACGCCCCCGTCGAGCGCGTCGGCCAGACCGTCGAGACCGTCCGCGAGCTCTTCGAGACCGAGTGGCCGACGTCCGCCGAGGTGTACCTCCCCGGCGGGAACGCGCCCGAGCCCGGCAAGCTGTTCCGCAACCCGGCACTCGCCGCCACCTGGCGCCGACTGACCGCCGAGGCGGCGGAGAAGGGCGGTGAGGACCGCGTCGCGCAGATCGACGCCGCCCGCGAGATCTGGCGCACGGGATTCATAGCCGAGGCCCTGGTCCGCCAGGCCGCCGTCCCCACCATGGACACCAGCGGAACCCGTCACACCGGCACCCTGACCGCCGCCGACCTGGCCGGCTGGTCCGCGACGTACGAGGCGCCCGCCACGTACGACTGGAACGGCTGGACGCTCGCCAAGGCGGCGGGCTGGAGCCAGGGCCCCGCCTTCCTCCAGCAGCTCGCCCTCCTCCCGGCCGAGCTCCCGGCGTACGGCTCGGCCGACTACGTCCACCTGCTCGTCGAGGGCTGCAAGCTCGCGATGGCCGACCGCGAGGCCTGGTACGGCGACGCCACAGCCGTACCGGTCGACACCCTGCTCTCCGCGCCGTACAACGATGAGCGCCGCACCCTGATCAAGGACACCGCCTCCCTGGAACTGCGCCCCGGCAGCCCCGACGGCCGCACCCCCGTCCTCAGCGCCCATGCCCACGCCGTCGCCTCCGGGGAGCCGGGCTTCGACGCCATGGGCGTCCCGGTGGCCGGGGCGGGCGAGCCGACGGTGGCCAAGGACGGCGCGACCCGCGGTGACACCTGCCACCTCGACATCGTCGACCGCTGGGGCAACATGGTCGCCGCCACGCCGAGCGGCGGCTGGCTTCAGTCCAACCCCGTCGTGCCCGAGCTGGGCTTCCCGCTCGGCACCCGGCTGCAGATGGCCTGGCTCGACGAGGACCTGCCGAACACGCTGACCCCCGGCCGTCGCCCGCGCACCACGCTGACCCCGTCGCTCGCCCTGCGCGACGGAGTCCCCGTCATGGCCTTCGGAACGCCCGGCGGCGACCAGCAGGACCAGTGGCAGCTGCACTTCTTCCTCGCCGTGGCGCTGCGCCCCGAGGTCCGTGGCGGCCTCGACCTCCAGGGCGCCATCGATGCCCCGAACTGGCACAACGACAGCTTCCCCGGCTCGTTCTTCCCGCGCGGGATGCGCCCCGGCAGTGTCACCGTCGAGGACGGGATGGACCCGGAGGTCGTCGCGGAGCTGCGCCGGCGCGGCCACGACGTGACGGTCGGTGACCCGTGGTCCGAGGGCCGGATGTGCGCCGTCGCCCGGGACCCGGAGACCGGCGTCCTGTCCGCCGCCGCCAACCCCCGGGGGATGCAGGGATACGCCGTCGGCCGCTGA
- a CDS encoding nucleotidyltransferase domain-containing protein, with amino-acid sequence MNSACVPSPAVAAMASRLARLPGIEAVALGGSRARGTHRPDSDWDLGVYYRGSPDLTALVALASEIQGAPAEVAGPGEWGPWVNGGAWLTVDGVAVDWILRDLDRVEAVWSDCRAGSFEVGVQPGHPLGFWSPCYVGEVALGRVLDDPDGRLTRLQGKVRAYPEPLRRALADAAWEAEFSVASARKSAPSGDTLHVALCLSKAFGILVQALHAHHRVWCLNEKGALASAAALPDTPADFAHRVSAALRGLDTEAVEGAADVVREVRAVLDGPDGEP; translated from the coding sequence ATGAACAGTGCGTGCGTACCCTCTCCCGCCGTCGCCGCGATGGCCTCCCGGCTCGCCCGGCTCCCCGGTATCGAGGCCGTGGCCCTGGGCGGAAGCCGGGCCCGCGGCACCCACCGCCCCGATTCCGACTGGGATCTGGGCGTCTACTACCGGGGCTCCCCGGACCTGACGGCCCTCGTCGCGCTGGCGTCCGAGATCCAGGGCGCGCCGGCCGAGGTGGCGGGGCCCGGCGAATGGGGCCCCTGGGTGAACGGCGGGGCATGGCTGACGGTGGACGGCGTCGCAGTCGACTGGATCCTGCGCGATCTGGACCGGGTCGAGGCGGTGTGGTCGGACTGCCGGGCCGGCAGTTTCGAGGTAGGGGTGCAGCCCGGACACCCGCTGGGATTCTGGTCCCCCTGCTACGTGGGAGAGGTCGCTCTCGGCCGGGTCCTCGATGACCCGGACGGCCGGCTGACCCGCCTTCAGGGGAAGGTCCGCGCCTACCCGGAGCCGCTGCGCCGCGCACTGGCCGACGCCGCGTGGGAGGCGGAGTTCTCCGTGGCCTCCGCCCGCAAGTCGGCCCCGTCCGGGGACACACTCCATGTCGCCCTATGCCTGTCGAAGGCCTTCGGGATCCTGGTCCAGGCCCTCCATGCCCACCACCGCGTCTGGTGCCTCAACGAGAAGGGAGCACTGGCCTCCGCCGCCGCTCTGCCTGACACCCCGGCGGACTTCGCGCACCGGGTGTCCGCGGCGCTGCGCGGCCTGGACACGGAAGCGGTGGAGGGCGCGGCCGATGTCGTCCGTGAGGTGCGGGCGGTGCTGGACGGCCCGGACGGTGAACCCTAG
- a CDS encoding right-handed parallel beta-helix repeat-containing protein, giving the protein MQKKKHVIACISLLAGSLVALSGTMAQATSTAGDSVTGAVSTPAVTAADALYVAPGGSDDAAGTEADPTTLSSAISRVTSGGTIYLRGGTYEYGETVTIPPGNDGTSGARTTLAAYPDETPVLNFAAMSEDPANRGLAVNGTFWHIDGIVVEHAGDNGIFVGGSDNVIENVVTRFNHDTGLQISRIASDTPDDEWPANNLVLSSESHDNADSDGEDADGFASKLTSGPGNVFRNTVAHNNIDDGWDLYTKSETGPIGPVTIEDSLAYENGTLSDGTVNSDGDRNGYKLGGDGIEVDHLVRRNIAYDNGKHGFTYNSNPGSMTVSDNVSIDNAERNFSFDKGTSVYRGNVSCRSGDGSNDKTVGDADSSNQFWTGSNGAACSAYSGAMDWSFAQDGSLVVTFGGNRVTP; this is encoded by the coding sequence ATGCAGAAGAAGAAGCACGTCATCGCGTGCATCAGCCTGTTGGCCGGCTCACTGGTCGCACTGTCCGGCACCATGGCGCAGGCCACGTCCACCGCCGGTGACAGCGTCACCGGCGCGGTCAGCACCCCGGCCGTGACGGCCGCCGACGCCTTGTACGTGGCGCCGGGCGGCAGCGACGACGCGGCCGGTACGGAGGCGGACCCGACGACGCTCTCCTCGGCGATCAGCCGCGTCACCTCCGGTGGGACGATCTACCTGCGCGGCGGGACGTACGAGTACGGCGAGACGGTCACCATCCCGCCGGGCAACGACGGCACCTCCGGCGCCCGCACCACCCTCGCCGCCTACCCGGACGAGACCCCCGTCCTGAACTTCGCGGCCATGAGCGAGGACCCGGCCAACCGAGGGCTCGCCGTGAACGGCACGTTCTGGCACATCGACGGCATCGTCGTCGAGCACGCCGGTGACAACGGGATCTTCGTCGGCGGCAGCGACAACGTCATCGAGAACGTCGTGACGCGCTTCAACCACGACACGGGCCTGCAGATATCGCGGATCGCCTCCGACACCCCTGACGACGAATGGCCGGCGAACAACCTCGTCCTCAGTTCCGAGTCGCACGACAACGCCGACTCCGACGGCGAGGACGCCGACGGCTTCGCCTCGAAGCTGACCTCGGGCCCCGGCAACGTCTTCCGCAACACAGTGGCCCACAACAACATCGACGACGGCTGGGACCTCTACACCAAGTCGGAGACGGGCCCCATCGGCCCGGTGACCATCGAGGACTCCCTCGCCTACGAGAACGGCACCCTCTCCGACGGGACCGTGAACTCCGACGGCGACCGCAACGGCTACAAGCTCGGCGGCGACGGCATCGAGGTCGACCACCTCGTCCGGCGCAACATCGCCTACGACAACGGCAAACACGGCTTCACATACAACAGCAACCCCGGCTCGATGACCGTGTCGGACAACGTCAGCATCGACAACGCCGAACGCAACTTCTCCTTCGACAAGGGGACTTCGGTGTACCGCGGCAACGTCTCGTGCCGCAGCGGTGACGGTTCCAACGACAAGACCGTCGGCGACGCCGACAGCTCCAACCAGTTCTGGACCGGTTCGAACGGTGCGGCCTGCTCCGCGTACTCCGGCGCGATGGACTGGTCCTTCGCCCAGGACGGCTCCCTCGTCGTGACGTTCGGCGGGAACAGGGTGACGCCGTAG